From Candidatus Methylopumilus planktonicus, a single genomic window includes:
- the ffh gene encoding signal recognition particle protein, which yields MLENLTDRLQSVIKTIRGQARFTEQNISDAMREVRIALIEADVALAVVKDFIDRVKTKALGVEVLQSLSPGQAIIKIVQDELTVLMGDQNVSLDLNVAPPAIILMAGLQGSGKTTTSAKLAKLLIEKKKKVLLASADVYRPAAIDQLKVLAKSLNIECFDSNPSQKPLKIATETIDYAKKHFFDVVIFDTAGRLGIDVEMMDEITALHKKLNPVETLFVVDAMQGQDAVNTAKAFGDALPLTGVILTKLDSDTRGGAALSVRQVTGKSIKYIGTSEKINGLEPFHPERMASRILGMGDIVSLVEDAQKTLDVKEAEKLAEKVKSGKNFDLEDFKNQIGQMKKMGGVSAMMDKMPAQFTSAASKVNPEDGDKSLRQIEAIISSMTPLERRKPELIKATRKKRIALGSGLQVQDVNRVLNQFEEMQKMMKMFSKGGLGKLMRGMAGKIPGLRP from the coding sequence ATGTTAGAAAATCTAACCGACCGACTACAAAGTGTCATTAAAACAATTCGCGGGCAAGCCAGGTTTACTGAGCAAAATATCAGTGATGCTATGCGTGAAGTTAGAATCGCTTTAATTGAAGCAGACGTTGCCCTAGCTGTTGTAAAAGATTTTATCGATCGGGTTAAAACTAAAGCGCTCGGTGTCGAAGTATTACAAAGCCTATCTCCAGGACAAGCGATTATTAAAATTGTCCAAGATGAACTCACAGTTCTTATGGGCGATCAAAATGTTTCTCTAGATCTGAATGTTGCTCCCCCAGCTATTATTCTCATGGCAGGTCTGCAGGGCTCGGGTAAAACAACCACTTCTGCCAAGCTTGCAAAATTGCTTATTGAAAAAAAGAAAAAAGTGTTACTTGCGAGTGCTGATGTGTATCGCCCTGCAGCGATTGATCAACTTAAAGTGCTCGCCAAAAGTCTTAATATTGAATGCTTCGATTCAAACCCTTCCCAGAAGCCATTAAAGATTGCAACAGAAACGATCGATTACGCAAAAAAACATTTCTTTGATGTGGTAATTTTTGATACCGCTGGTCGCTTAGGCATTGATGTTGAAATGATGGATGAGATCACAGCGCTCCATAAAAAATTAAATCCAGTAGAAACTTTATTTGTGGTCGATGCCATGCAAGGACAAGACGCAGTAAATACTGCAAAAGCTTTTGGTGACGCACTACCTTTAACAGGCGTTATTTTAACTAAGTTAGATAGTGATACACGCGGAGGTGCCGCCTTATCTGTGCGTCAAGTGACAGGTAAGTCGATCAAGTATATTGGTACAAGTGAAAAAATTAATGGCCTTGAACCCTTTCATCCTGAAAGAATGGCGTCAAGAATTCTTGGCATGGGAGACATTGTCAGTCTTGTCGAAGATGCACAGAAAACATTAGATGTTAAAGAGGCTGAGAAGTTAGCAGAAAAAGTTAAATCAGGAAAAAATTTCGATCTTGAAGATTTCAAAAATCAAATAGGGCAGATGAAAAAAATGGGTGGCGTAAGTGCCATGATGGATAAGATGCCAGCTCAATTTACGAGCGCTGCATCTAAAGTTAATCCTGAAGATGGTGATAAATCACTTCGTCAAATAGAAGCCATTATTAGCTCAATGACGCCTCTTGAAAGAAGAAAGCCTGAATTGATTAAAGCTACAAGAAAGAAAAGAATTGCTTTGGGATCTGGTCTGCAGGTCCAAGATGTGAATCGCGTCCTTAATCAGTTTGAAGAGATGCAAAAGATGATGAAAATGTTTTCAAAGGGTGGGCTGGGTAAGCTTATGCGTGGCATGGCTGGCAAAATACCTGGTTTAAGACCTTAA
- a CDS encoding cytochrome C assembly family protein, which yields MEIWLPILITSLCYLTPSLLLFKKQIPDKNLTNLNALLIGIGLLAHFTILKASISFNPINLGFSNALIATSFFSILIFWILNFNKNFNYLQPFLLIPSAFLLIIHPLFVSNHFLTTDLSPLFMTHIAIALLAYSLFTFSAYVAIFILIFEKKLHQKKKIDMILSGFQPLIEMENFLFNINKIGFILLTITLLSGILFSEQLFGTPLQFNHKTVFSILAWLIYGLLLVGKRLYGWRGRNSIYISLTAFVFLLLSYLGSKFVLEIILHR from the coding sequence ATGGAAATTTGGCTACCTATTTTAATCACGTCCTTGTGTTACCTCACACCAAGCCTGTTGCTATTTAAAAAACAAATACCAGACAAAAATCTCACTAATTTAAATGCACTATTGATTGGTATCGGCTTATTAGCTCATTTTACAATTCTTAAAGCCAGTATTTCTTTTAATCCAATTAATCTGGGTTTTTCTAACGCCCTTATTGCAACCTCATTTTTTAGTATTTTGATTTTTTGGATACTTAATTTTAATAAAAATTTTAATTATCTGCAGCCGTTTTTGCTTATTCCATCAGCTTTTTTACTGATCATACATCCCTTATTTGTATCAAATCACTTCCTCACAACTGATCTATCGCCATTATTTATGACCCATATTGCCATTGCTTTACTGGCATATAGTCTATTTACTTTTTCAGCTTACGTGGCCATTTTCATTTTAATTTTTGAAAAAAAATTACATCAGAAAAAGAAAATAGACATGATCTTAAGTGGCTTCCAGCCCCTCATTGAAATGGAAAATTTCCTGTTTAATATTAATAAGATTGGGTTTATTTTACTAACCATCACACTTTTAAGCGGCATTCTATTTTCAGAGCAACTTTTTGGAACCCCTCTTCAGTTTAACCACAAAACAGTTTTCTCAATATTAGCTTGGCTGATTTATGGGCTTCTTTTAGTAGGCAAAAGACTTTATGGTTGGCGTGGTAGAAATTCTATCTATATTTCACTCACCGCTTTTGTATTTCTTTTGTTGTCTTACCTTGGCAGCAAATTCGTTTTAGAAATTATTCTTCATAGATAA
- a CDS encoding HAD family hydrolase, producing the protein MNLALFDLDNTILAGDSDYNWSRFLIQEGYLDGAIHAEKNEKFYADYKDGTLDIFAFVEFQFKPLARNPRSVLNQLLKKYVEEVIKPMITEKARALVKKHQEAGDLIIVITATNSFITKPIVALFGIENLIGTDPEEKEGEFTGKVSGTPSFKEGKVTRLEAWLKSKDLSLASFEKSYFYSDSHNDLPLMEKVTHPVAVDSDDILSEYATSKGWPQISLR; encoded by the coding sequence TTGAATTTAGCACTCTTCGATTTAGACAATACTATTTTAGCGGGTGATAGTGATTATAACTGGAGCCGTTTTCTTATTCAAGAAGGCTATCTAGATGGCGCAATTCATGCGGAAAAAAATGAAAAATTCTACGCTGACTATAAAGATGGAACACTAGATATATTCGCATTCGTTGAGTTTCAATTCAAACCGCTTGCTAGGAATCCTAGAAGCGTTCTTAATCAACTCCTTAAAAAATATGTAGAAGAAGTGATTAAGCCTATGATTACTGAAAAGGCTCGTGCGCTCGTCAAAAAGCATCAAGAAGCAGGTGATCTTATTATTGTGATTACAGCGACCAATAGCTTTATTACAAAACCAATTGTCGCATTATTTGGTATTGAAAATTTGATAGGTACGGACCCTGAAGAAAAAGAGGGTGAATTTACTGGAAAAGTTTCGGGGACTCCTTCTTTTAAAGAGGGGAAGGTCACACGTCTTGAAGCATGGCTTAAAAGTAAAGATTTATCATTAGCTAGTTTTGAAAAGTCATATTTCTATAGCGACTCTCATAATGACCTACCTTTAATGGAAAAAGTCACACACCCTGTAGCGGTTGATTCCGACGATATATTAAGTGAATATGCAACATCTAAAGGCTGGCCTCAAATTTCTTTGAGATGA
- a CDS encoding 2-isopropylmalate synthase, with protein sequence MQQEIKNNKLIIFDTTLRDGEQSPGASMTQEEKLRIARQLEKLGVDVIEAGFAAASPGDFNSISAVAKNIKESTVCSLARAVENDIRKAGEAIQHAKKGRIHTFIATSKIHMENKLRMSEDEVLDRAIQAVKWSLEYTDDVEFSAEDAVRSEMDFLVKVFNAVIKVGAKTINVPDTVGYSIPGVWGERMKALINQVENSSKVVWSTHCHNDLGMAVANSLAAVMNGARQVECTINGLGERAGNASLEEIVMAVKTRKDLFNLTTGIDTTQIVPTSRLVSTITGYPVQPNKAIVGANAFAHESGIHQDGVLKHRETYEIMRAQDVGWGANKISLGKLSGRNAFKTRLQELGIDIQSEDIINASFARFKDLADKKSEIFDEDIHALMSEEYTSEAIEHYKLIHLKAMSETGTTPHAVIKISEIGKEVMAESSGGGPVDATFKAIEKIANSGAELQLYSVNNITSGTDAQGEVTVRLAKGGRIVNGQGADIDIVIASAKAYINGLNKLHSKLERAHPQV encoded by the coding sequence ATGCAACAAGAAATAAAAAATAACAAACTCATCATTTTTGATACCACCTTAAGGGATGGGGAGCAAAGTCCTGGTGCGTCTATGACACAGGAAGAAAAGTTGCGCATTGCAAGGCAGCTTGAGAAACTTGGTGTCGATGTCATTGAGGCAGGCTTTGCAGCAGCAAGCCCTGGAGACTTTAATTCTATAAGCGCTGTTGCGAAAAATATTAAAGAGTCGACTGTTTGCTCATTAGCACGTGCCGTTGAAAACGATATTCGTAAAGCTGGCGAGGCTATCCAACATGCAAAAAAAGGACGTATCCATACCTTCATTGCAACTAGCAAAATTCACATGGAAAATAAACTTCGCATGTCAGAGGATGAAGTATTAGATCGAGCCATTCAAGCTGTGAAATGGTCTTTGGAATATACCGATGATGTCGAGTTTTCTGCTGAAGATGCGGTGCGATCCGAAATGGATTTTCTTGTAAAAGTGTTTAACGCTGTGATTAAAGTGGGTGCTAAAACAATCAACGTACCCGATACGGTTGGATATTCGATTCCAGGTGTTTGGGGTGAGCGAATGAAAGCCCTCATTAATCAAGTTGAAAATTCTTCAAAAGTTGTATGGTCAACGCATTGTCATAATGATTTAGGCATGGCAGTGGCAAATTCACTTGCAGCAGTCATGAATGGCGCTAGACAAGTTGAATGCACGATTAATGGATTAGGCGAAAGAGCTGGTAATGCAAGTCTAGAAGAAATTGTGATGGCCGTTAAAACAAGAAAAGATTTGTTTAATTTAACGACAGGTATTGATACCACACAAATTGTCCCGACTTCGAGATTGGTGTCCACAATTACAGGCTATCCCGTCCAGCCTAATAAGGCGATTGTAGGGGCAAATGCTTTTGCGCATGAATCTGGTATCCACCAAGATGGCGTTTTAAAACATAGAGAAACCTATGAAATTATGCGCGCGCAAGATGTGGGTTGGGGTGCAAATAAGATTTCACTTGGAAAATTGTCAGGTCGTAATGCATTTAAAACAAGGCTCCAAGAATTGGGTATCGACATTCAGTCAGAAGATATTATTAATGCCTCATTTGCAAGATTTAAAGATTTAGCGGATAAAAAATCAGAAATTTTTGATGAAGATATTCATGCGCTTATGAGCGAAGAATATACTTCTGAAGCAATAGAGCATTACAAATTAATTCATTTAAAGGCCATGTCAGAAACAGGCACAACCCCTCATGCGGTTATTAAAATTTCCGAAATTGGAAAAGAGGTTATGGCCGAATCTTCTGGCGGCGGACCTGTAGATGCCACATTTAAAGCCATCGAAAAAATTGCAAACTCAGGTGCAGAACTTCAACTTTATTCTGTAAATAACATCACAAGTGGCACAGACGCTCAAGGTGAAGTGACCGTGAGATTGGCTAAGGGCGGTCGTATTGTGAATGGACAAGGCGCGGATATAGATATTGTGATTGCATCTGCTAAAGCTTATATCAATGGACTCAATAAACTCCATTCCAAATTAGAACGTGCCCATCCTCAGGTTTAG
- the pssA gene encoding CDP-diacylglycerol--serine O-phosphatidyltransferase codes for MKKLKSIGKNKEDLLRNKIGQHTFYLLPNFITTAALFSGFYSIVQAMNGNYELSAIAIFIAIILDGLDGRIARLTHTESAFGAEYDSLSDMVSFGVAPALILYVWTLKPLGKLGWIAAFIYCCCAAFRLARFNVKLDRDEKKYFFGLPSPAAAALLVSFVWVSNENGFSGNEIFFNMIKMKWVSWSLTIVIALSMVSEIRFYSGKDINLRNSVPSVAILLVILAFVLVSYSPPEAIFIVVGCYFLSGYFNFIRNFTFKNKAVVNATRNKK; via the coding sequence ATGAAAAAGTTAAAAAGTATCGGAAAAAATAAAGAAGATTTGTTAAGAAATAAAATAGGACAGCATACTTTTTATTTGCTACCCAATTTTATTACCACTGCTGCTTTATTCTCCGGATTTTATTCCATCGTTCAAGCGATGAATGGTAACTATGAGCTCTCTGCTATTGCAATTTTTATTGCCATTATTTTGGATGGATTAGATGGACGTATCGCGCGACTCACGCATACCGAAAGTGCTTTTGGAGCCGAGTACGACAGTCTTTCAGATATGGTTTCATTTGGCGTAGCTCCGGCCCTCATCTTATATGTATGGACATTAAAGCCCTTAGGTAAGTTGGGCTGGATCGCGGCTTTTATTTATTGCTGTTGTGCAGCCTTTAGACTCGCTCGCTTCAACGTTAAGCTAGACCGAGATGAAAAAAAATATTTTTTTGGATTACCAAGCCCGGCAGCAGCAGCTTTGCTTGTCAGTTTTGTCTGGGTATCAAATGAAAACGGCTTTAGTGGCAACGAGATTTTTTTCAATATGATTAAAATGAAATGGGTTTCTTGGTCACTCACCATAGTGATTGCACTCTCAATGGTCAGTGAAATTAGATTTTATAGTGGCAAAGATATAAATCTAAGAAATAGTGTTCCATCCGTCGCTATTCTATTAGTCATTTTGGCATTTGTATTAGTTTCTTATAGCCCGCCTGAAGCCATTTTTATTGTGGTGGGTTGTTACTTCTTGTCAGGCTATTTCAATTTCATTAGAAATTTTACATTTAAAAATAAGGCGGTAGTGAATGCAACAAGAAATAAAAAATAA
- the tgt gene encoding tRNA guanosine(34) transglycosylase Tgt — MQFKLIQKDGEARRGEIKLQHGTVQTPVFMPVGTYGAVKSLSPQDLESIGFEIILGNTFHLWLRPGLDTISSFKGLHDFIQWHRSMLTDSGGFQVWSLGKMRKITEEGVEFKSPINGDTCFLSPEESMRIQKTLNSDIVMIFDECTPYPASHEEAKASMELSLKWAYRSKVAHATNKNALFGIIQGGMFEDLREHSLDELKKINFDGYAIGGLSVGEPKEEMRKVIDFIAPKMPEDKPRYLMGVGTPEDIIEAIAHGIDMFDCVMPTRNARNGWLFTKYGDLKLKNTQYKNDTNPIDSDCGCYTCQNYSRAYLHHLFRIGEMLGSRLNTIHNLSYYQKIIQEARVAIENGTFETYRKIFHQNRQRGIQ, encoded by the coding sequence ATGCAATTTAAGCTCATTCAAAAAGATGGTGAAGCCAGACGAGGTGAAATCAAGCTTCAACATGGTACTGTCCAAACACCGGTATTTATGCCTGTGGGCACCTATGGCGCTGTGAAGTCTTTAAGCCCTCAAGATCTAGAATCAATTGGTTTTGAAATTATCCTTGGCAATACTTTTCATCTCTGGCTCCGACCAGGGTTAGATACAATTTCGTCCTTTAAAGGGTTGCATGATTTTATTCAATGGCATCGATCGATGCTCACAGACTCTGGTGGTTTTCAGGTATGGAGTCTTGGCAAAATGAGAAAAATTACTGAGGAAGGTGTTGAGTTTAAATCGCCTATTAACGGTGACACTTGTTTCTTAAGCCCTGAAGAATCCATGCGAATTCAAAAAACACTTAACTCAGACATCGTCATGATCTTTGACGAATGCACCCCCTATCCAGCCTCGCATGAGGAAGCAAAAGCTTCTATGGAGCTAAGTTTAAAATGGGCCTATAGAAGTAAAGTGGCTCACGCAACAAATAAGAATGCTTTGTTCGGAATCATTCAAGGAGGCATGTTCGAAGATCTGAGGGAACATTCACTTGATGAATTAAAAAAAATCAATTTCGATGGCTATGCCATTGGTGGATTATCTGTCGGCGAACCTAAAGAAGAGATGCGTAAAGTGATTGATTTTATCGCGCCTAAAATGCCAGAAGACAAGCCTCGCTATTTAATGGGGGTAGGTACCCCAGAAGATATTATTGAAGCCATTGCTCATGGTATTGATATGTTCGATTGTGTCATGCCAACAAGGAATGCTAGGAATGGTTGGCTATTTACTAAATATGGTGATCTAAAGCTTAAAAATACACAGTATAAAAATGATACAAATCCAATCGATAGCGATTGCGGATGTTATACATGCCAAAACTATTCTCGCGCTTATCTTCACCATCTTTTTAGGATTGGGGAAATGCTGGGCTCTCGCTTAAATACGATCCATAACTTGTCCTATTATCAAAAAATAATACAAGAAGCTAGGGTTGCTATTGAAAATGGAACATTTGAAACTTATAGAAAAATATTCCATCAAAACCGTCAACGCGGCATTCAATAA
- the yajC gene encoding preprotein translocase subunit YajC, with amino-acid sequence MFISYAYAADAVPTDLMSFLPFIIIFVLFYFMLIRPQMKQAKAHKLMIDSLKKDDEIVTNGGFLGKVVKIKDQYVTIEIAAGTQIHIQKQSVITLLTKGTIKSI; translated from the coding sequence ATGTTTATAAGTTACGCATATGCCGCTGATGCGGTACCCACTGATCTCATGAGCTTTTTGCCATTTATCATCATTTTTGTGCTTTTTTACTTCATGTTAATTCGCCCGCAAATGAAACAAGCAAAAGCCCATAAGCTCATGATTGACTCACTCAAAAAAGATGACGAAATTGTGACCAATGGAGGCTTCCTTGGTAAAGTGGTCAAAATCAAAGATCAGTATGTAACCATAGAAATTGCGGCTGGCACTCAAATTCATATCCAGAAACAATCCGTCATAACCTTGCTAACTAAAGGCACCATCAAATCTATCTAA
- the secD gene encoding protein translocase subunit SecD, with protein MNQYPKWKYGLVLVAIFIGLIYSIPNFFGESPAVQIMPTKSSDKLDLSILASIEGSLKEANLPFDGIVQEPNGIKIKFANPDNQLKAKDILQNALGANYVIALNLVSKSPSWLSKIGAIPMYLGLDLRGGVHFLLQVDMKAASEQAAESNLNDFRMTLRKERISYIGASRLNEIVKLQFDSQEDLEKAKKLIKVNYPDLMVNESSVGKDKTLDISMSEMGKKKIQEFALKQNLQTLHNRINELGVAEPIIQQQGLDRIVVQLPGVQDTAKAKEILGRTATLEIRLVDEDKTDIATLESAQKGNAPFGDDLFKDRDGRPILVKKNVLLTGERITDAGPGVDQQSGRSVVHVTLDGRGSNIFKQVTRENVGKRLAILLVEKGQTEVVTAPVIQQEIGGGRVQISGMNSPQEATDISLLLRAGALAAPMQIIEERTVGPSMGEENIKRGVHSTLWGFAAISIMMIIYYMAFGGVSIFALAVNLLLLVALLSIIQATLTLPGLAAIALALGMAIDANVLINERIREELRNGNTPQASIHAGYDRAFDTILDSNVTTLIAGLALFMFGTGPIKGFAVVHVLGILTSMFSAILVSRALVNIMYGYRRKIDKLSIGQIYRPKED; from the coding sequence ATGAATCAATATCCTAAATGGAAGTATGGTCTTGTCTTAGTTGCAATTTTTATTGGCCTTATCTACTCAATTCCTAATTTTTTTGGGGAATCGCCTGCAGTTCAAATCATGCCAACCAAGTCATCAGATAAATTAGATTTATCTATATTGGCGTCGATTGAAGGTAGTTTAAAAGAAGCAAATCTTCCTTTCGATGGCATCGTTCAAGAACCCAATGGCATTAAAATTAAATTTGCAAATCCTGATAACCAGCTTAAAGCAAAAGATATTCTTCAAAATGCTCTGGGCGCTAACTATGTAATTGCACTTAACCTGGTTTCTAAATCGCCTTCATGGCTATCTAAAATTGGTGCTATCCCAATGTATTTGGGTTTAGATTTAAGAGGCGGCGTGCACTTTCTTCTTCAGGTAGATATGAAAGCTGCATCGGAACAAGCAGCTGAAAGTAACCTTAATGATTTTCGCATGACGCTCAGGAAAGAACGTATTTCTTATATTGGTGCTTCTAGATTAAATGAAATTGTAAAACTTCAGTTCGACAGCCAAGAAGATCTCGAAAAAGCTAAAAAACTTATCAAAGTAAATTATCCAGATTTAATGGTCAATGAATCATCGGTTGGTAAAGATAAAACGCTTGACATTAGTATGAGTGAAATGGGCAAGAAAAAAATTCAAGAATTTGCGCTTAAACAAAACTTACAAACACTTCATAACCGCATTAACGAACTTGGCGTTGCAGAGCCTATCATTCAACAACAAGGTTTAGACCGAATCGTGGTGCAACTCCCGGGCGTTCAAGACACAGCAAAAGCCAAAGAAATTCTTGGCCGAACAGCGACACTCGAAATCAGATTAGTCGATGAAGATAAAACAGATATCGCTACATTAGAAAGCGCTCAAAAAGGGAATGCACCTTTTGGTGACGATCTTTTTAAAGACAGAGACGGTAGACCCATTCTCGTTAAGAAAAACGTATTACTGACAGGTGAAAGAATCACAGATGCTGGGCCTGGTGTTGATCAACAATCAGGAAGATCTGTTGTACATGTTACGCTAGACGGAAGAGGCTCAAACATATTTAAACAAGTCACGCGAGAAAATGTAGGTAAGCGTTTAGCTATTCTTCTTGTAGAAAAAGGACAAACGGAAGTTGTGACAGCGCCTGTCATCCAACAGGAAATTGGTGGTGGTCGAGTACAAATTTCTGGTATGAATAGTCCTCAAGAGGCTACTGATATATCTCTTTTATTAAGGGCTGGGGCTTTGGCAGCACCAATGCAAATTATTGAAGAGCGAACAGTGGGTCCTAGCATGGGGGAAGAAAATATTAAGCGCGGTGTTCACTCCACTTTATGGGGTTTTGCAGCTATTTCAATCATGATGATTATTTACTATATGGCCTTTGGTGGCGTTTCTATTTTTGCGCTTGCTGTAAATTTATTATTACTCGTCGCTTTATTATCTATTATTCAAGCGACTCTAACACTTCCTGGACTAGCAGCGATTGCCTTGGCATTAGGTATGGCGATTGATGCAAATGTTCTCATTAATGAAAGAATCAGGGAAGAACTTAGAAATGGCAATACGCCGCAAGCAAGTATTCATGCTGGCTATGATCGGGCTTTTGATACTATTCTCGACTCGAATGTCACGACCTTAATTGCAGGTCTCGCCTTATTCATGTTTGGTACAGGTCCTATTAAAGGGTTTGCTGTTGTTCACGTATTAGGTATTTTAACTTCTATGTTCAGTGCTATTTTAGTATCAAGAGCGCTTGTCAATATTATGTATGGTTATCGTCGCAAAATTGATAAATTGTCTATTGGTCAAATCTATAGGCCGAAAGAAGATTAA
- the secF gene encoding protein translocase subunit SecF, with the protein MELFRIKKDIPFMSYGRLTTTISLITFIIAVLFLSIKGLNLGVDFTGGTLMEVSYSHPADIDKIRQVMDKIDLKDTTVQNFGTSKDVLIRLPIRQDLSIAQLSEKVSAALIESDKDTKIQRVESVGSQVGEELYANGALALLLVCFGIIAYLALRFEWRFAVAAIIANMHDVIIILGFFAFFQWEFNLTVLAAILAVLGYSVNESVVVFDRVRENFKKMRKANVVEVIDNAITRTMSRTVITHLMTQTMVCSMLFFGGETLHNFALALTIGILFGIYSSVLVACPVAMWLGVSQRNLVPDQSKEDTSQEINP; encoded by the coding sequence ATGGAATTATTTAGAATAAAAAAAGATATTCCTTTTATGAGTTATGGTCGATTAACCACGACCATTTCTCTCATTACGTTTATTATTGCTGTCCTCTTTTTAAGCATTAAAGGCCTTAATCTTGGTGTAGATTTTACTGGTGGCACACTGATGGAAGTAAGTTATAGCCATCCAGCAGATATCGATAAGATTCGTCAAGTCATGGATAAAATTGATCTTAAAGACACGACAGTACAAAACTTTGGTACAAGTAAAGATGTATTAATCCGCTTACCTATTCGACAAGATTTATCTATCGCTCAATTATCAGAAAAAGTATCAGCAGCTCTTATTGAAAGTGATAAAGATACAAAAATACAAAGGGTAGAGTCTGTCGGATCGCAAGTTGGGGAAGAGCTCTATGCAAATGGTGCGCTCGCTCTGCTTCTTGTATGTTTTGGAATTATTGCTTATCTCGCATTAAGATTTGAATGGCGTTTTGCAGTTGCTGCCATTATTGCCAATATGCACGATGTCATTATTATTTTAGGCTTCTTTGCATTTTTCCAATGGGAATTTAACCTCACTGTCCTCGCAGCTATCCTTGCTGTATTAGGTTATTCTGTAAATGAATCGGTTGTGGTTTTTGATCGCGTCAGAGAAAACTTTAAAAAAATGAGAAAAGCGAATGTGGTTGAAGTCATTGACAATGCAATCACAAGAACAATGTCTCGCACTGTCATCACACATCTTATGACTCAAACAATGGTGTGCTCGATGTTATTTTTTGGCGGAGAAACACTTCATAATTTCGCTCTTGCATTAACTATTGGTATTTTATTCGGCATCTATTCATCAGTGCTTGTGGCATGTCCAGTTGCAATGTGGCTTGGTGTATCTCAGCGCAATCTCGTTCCAGATCAATCCAAAGAAGATACGTCACAAGAAATTAATCCATAA
- a CDS encoding HlyC/CorC family transporter has translation MNTLSISYQFVILIALLAIAAFFSLAETSLMTLNRYRLKHLVSQGNHAAILTNKLLFSPAKLLGVILLCKEFASAASAMIVTIITVRLYGEGQIALMAGTLVTTFLILIFGEVSPKVIAASKPERFAFFCGYILYPLLKILYPIVAVVNFFVLSFVKIFNVKIDLNNNLHAISMDELRSIISEAGQFIPNQHRKILLNVFELERITVDDIMIPHTFVETIDFDLMDEEIIQKLLTFQHSRILVKTNSPDSILGLLNTQKIIKQLNMHDALNKITKDDLKELISEPYFIPSGTPLYTQMQHFQDRQERIGLIVNEHGEFIGLISLEDILEEIVGEFNLDFLAKSSKFTQDEDGGWIVDGSVTIRTLNKKLDLQFPIDGPKTLNGLVLEYFEDIPEPNTSFKIANHTMEVLQSHDRIVKSIKIYPLS, from the coding sequence TTGAATACCCTTTCTATTAGTTATCAATTTGTCATTCTTATAGCTTTGCTAGCTATTGCTGCTTTTTTCTCGCTTGCTGAAACAAGCTTAATGACACTGAACCGCTATCGATTAAAACATTTAGTCTCTCAAGGCAATCATGCCGCAATACTCACAAATAAATTACTCTTTTCGCCTGCAAAGCTTTTAGGCGTCATTCTCCTTTGTAAAGAATTTGCAAGCGCAGCGTCTGCAATGATTGTGACTATTATTACAGTGCGCCTCTATGGAGAAGGTCAAATAGCACTTATGGCTGGAACCTTAGTGACCACATTCTTAATTCTCATTTTTGGTGAAGTATCTCCAAAAGTTATTGCAGCATCCAAGCCAGAACGATTTGCATTTTTCTGCGGCTATATCCTCTACCCTCTTTTAAAAATTCTTTATCCAATTGTGGCAGTAGTAAACTTTTTTGTATTAAGTTTTGTAAAAATATTTAACGTCAAAATTGATTTGAATAATAATCTTCATGCAATATCAATGGATGAATTAAGAAGTATTATTTCTGAAGCAGGTCAATTCATTCCGAATCAGCATCGCAAAATACTTCTTAATGTATTTGAGCTCGAGCGTATCACGGTAGACGACATTATGATTCCGCATACTTTTGTTGAAACAATTGATTTTGACCTAATGGATGAAGAAATTATTCAAAAATTACTTACTTTCCAGCACAGCAGAATACTGGTAAAAACAAATTCGCCTGACAGTATTTTAGGGTTACTTAATACTCAAAAAATTATTAAGCAACTTAATATGCATGATGCTTTAAATAAAATTACAAAGGATGATTTAAAAGAGCTTATTTCAGAGCCTTACTTTATTCCATCTGGCACACCTTTATACACTCAAATGCAGCACTTTCAGGACAGGCAAGAAAGAATTGGTTTAATTGTAAATGAGCATGGCGAATTTATTGGCCTTATAAGCCTTGAGGATATTTTAGAAGAAATTGTGGGCGAATTTAACTTAGATTTTCTTGCGAAATCATCTAAATTTACTCAAGACGAAGATGGGGGTTGGATTGTAGATGGCAGTGTAACGATTCGAACACTTAATAAAAAATTGGACCTTCAATTTCCAATTGACGGGCCTAAGACATTGAATGGCTTGGTGTTAGAATACTTTGAAGATATCCCAGAACCGAATACAAGTTTCAAAATTGCCAACCATACTATGGAAGTTCTTCAGTCTCACGACCGAATTGTAAAGAGCATAAAAATCTATCCTCTGTCGTAA